The Etheostoma cragini isolate CJK2018 chromosome 5, CSU_Ecrag_1.0, whole genome shotgun sequence genome contains a region encoding:
- the si:ch211-166a6.5 gene encoding clustered mitochondria protein homolog isoform X3, with amino-acid sequence MKDKVRRGGRNQAKADVMRLTGGKDAVGMKSHEDTSFPVKIQGAGVEPFELQVHGFWLVQDAVMTLLSRNEVCPRSNFSLALAGTTLDPLAELQSLKGLKPGAILRLVEEPYTAHSARLHLARVLELLRVSGPQDALKEGCSPSILETLTHTHTPDSGLPNGKSLKRSLSNTKTETTNPDGAPPEYLLPGSSERPLMALLPHSFQPEALSYLRDLSLSCWNPAPGHRKLQGDFLYITVVTMEGRRFDITSCPKGFFINRSTEEMFDPRPSQSSTVCHSLTDLLCHISPAFKQTLTTLKNRSQLPPVEVMPTPYHTLSWLGPPCASRTHKNTFSRLGVDEQSATEAPDWNEELQAARDLPQGTLEERLQRDRALLQVNCAFVRAVKHGAETVVDSFMEPVNGNPEDPAFLWGGLFMSQGAANAMFGGDRGRRAAQRLELKAVQAYSNIEGLHTLPTAVVDYRGVRLSAQGLAPGLEGSEQEQAAAPASRGLLYGVNAGPQESPQRRRLLELLAQAAKSLSLQRHVVVAPNGHKVPLFTSVDAQGLLGADGRFYILDVFRTCPADANFCQEVETECQTVTGEEESDKSCEEDKEKKGCVKEGWPENYHSDSGFPKSFPHGLCRLRPELVQAFIQHKHCQFTQHVREMLDENGGFEECATACDSRATKAVRAACKEVGSVSDIIFEMRFNPSVFSPEVSFPAGESKSTNLQKRLLREAAAFIITHQIPAFVEYCLQSNEAPMDGVSLKLALHQRGINLRYLGHVITTISQSEHKERLRHITRSVIGEIFTRSTRRVFNSFLQGVDVPSLSAAVSHFLCCLLVPHFTPNPVGEETKKKSRRRGRGAGAPESSMPWSTLTGSKLWNLVCQDAAETYNVSDSLGSGPNHLVEHYSIQKLSLLREFCLKTGIQLRLRDYVLDNQNKAPIGPDDVLNIFPVVKHIHMPTVDASKAFSVAQNFIQKGLLDQAHEHLKEAAYLFGRVYDDLHPEACYCHSLLAKVAFVQGKAAEARSVQLKAVVISERVLGFDHPNTIQQYALLGVYAFAGGETALAQKCLLRARLLMLTVHGEDHPYTATLDSCLGLVFTGDQGGLFLKNALRLNTSFFGPSHVHTALSQHLLAHWMCSKGDYRSAMTHEKEALTAFTMLGEDHPQTRCSREFLCTITKQAVKVERSLRQAGADCTEQTVECLTSTSDTVLEQMVLVTGIRSITHRDGLQEYKKKHKELKAAVAKELGFIVTNELVASETVNGEERGSDQETGRGKEAEDGGSSAVKNTSKSQQKPVNETLVKSAAIVSANGHGLESARENQHEEKTHVDGGNSDRAASDAEVKIVNGESKVRAAGQETETSAPNEVNSNTANGEIKYDATTDEIKSESDEVNGKINGACDITVSPSVLNSKGTWADVVSKANGAGDRNKAVNGVADKVTANQKAEE; translated from the exons ATGAAGGACAAAgtcaggagaggaggaagaaatcAGGCCAAGGCTG ATGTAATGAGACTGACTGGTGGAAAGGATGCTGTTGGTATGAAGTCCCATGAGGACACATCGTTCCCTGTGAAGATCCAGGGAGCAGGAGTAGAGCCATTTGAGCTGCAG GTCCATGGATTTTGGCTTGTACAAGATGCAGTAATGACTCTGCTTTCGAGGAATGAGGTGTGTCCCCGGTCAAACTTTTCTCTGGCTCTAGCTGGTACGACTCTGGACCCCCTCGCAGAACTGCAAAGCCTCAAGGGGCTTAAACCAGGAGCTATCCTTCGCCTGGTGGAAG AACCCTACACCGCCCACTCCGCCAGGCTCCATCTGGCTCGTGTGCTGGAGCTGCTGAGAGTGTCTGGACCTCAGGATGCACTGAAAGAAGGATGCTCACCAAGCATACTGgagacactcacacatacacacacaccag ACTCCGGCTTACCGAATGGAAAGAGCCTGAAACGCTCAttaagcaacacaaaaacagaaacaaccaATCCGGATGGAGCGCCACCTGAGTACCTCCTCCCTGGTTCCTCAGAGAGACCACTCATGGCCCTGCTACCACACAGCTTCCAACCAGAG GCGCTCAGCTACTTGAGGGACTTGTCTCTCAGCTGTTGGAACCCGGCTCCAGGACACAGGAAGCTGCAGGGAGACTTCCTGTATATCACTGTGGTGACAATGGAGGGACGACGTTTTGATATCACATCCTGTCCTAAAGGTTTCTTCATCAATAG GTCCACTGAAGAAATGTTTGATCCTCGTCCTTCCCAGTCTTCCACCGTCTGTCATAGTTTGACTGACCTGCTCTGTCACATAAGCCCGGCCTTCAAACAAACTTTAACCACCCTCAAAAACAG GTCTCAGTTACCTCCAGTAGAGGTGATGCCCACTCCCTACCACACCCTGAGCTGGCTCGGGCCTCCCTGTGCCTCTCGCACTCACAAAAACACCTTCAGCAGACTGGGAGTGGATGAACAGTCAGCAACAGAG GCTCCAGACTGGAATGAGGAGTTGCAAGCTGCCAGAGATCTTCCACAAGGCACTCTGGAGGAGaggctgcagagagacagagctcTGCTCCAG GTGAACTGTGCATTTGTTAGGGCTGTGAAGCATGGGGCAGAGACTGTTGTAGACAGCTTTATGGAGCCAGTGAATGGAAACCCTGAGGACCCTGCTTTTCTGTGGGGCGGCCTGTTCATGAGCCAGGGCGCAGCAAACGCAATGTTTGGTGGGGACAGGGGTCGCAG GGCTGCTCAGAGGCTGGAGCTGAAAGCAGTACAGGCCTACAGTAACATAGAGGGGCTGCACACTCTACCTACAGCCGTTGTGGACTACAGAGGAGTGCGTCTGTCTGCTCAGGGCCTTGCCCCTGGGTTGGAAGGCTCAGAGCAGGAACAGGCAGCTGCTCCTGCCTCAAG AGGCTTGCTGTACGGGGTAAATGCAGGACCTCAAGAGTCCCCCCAACGCAGACGGCTGCTAGAGCTCTTGGCTCAGGCTGccaaatctctttctctccagaGACATGTTGTCGTGGCGCCCAATGGTCACAAGGTACCCCTTTTCACCTCAGTGGATGCTCAGGGGCTGTTGGGGGCTGATGGGAGGTTCTACATACTGGATGTGTTCAGGACCTGCCCAGCTGATGCCAACTTCTGCCAAGAGGTGGAGACAGAATGTCAGACAGTCACTGGAGAAGAGGAGAGTGATAAAAGCTGTGAAGAGGACAAAGAGAAGAAGGGTTGTGTAAAAGAAGGTTGGCCAGAGAATTATCACTCAGACTCTGGGTTTCCAAAGAGCTTCCCTCATGGGCTCTGTAGACTGAGACCAGAGCTGGTGCAGGCCTTCATTCAGCATAA acATTGCCAGTTCACACAGCATGTCAGGGAGATGTTGGACGAGAATGGAGGCTTTGAAGAATGTGCAACAGCTT GTGACTCTCGAGCCACTAAGGCAGTACGAGCTGCTTGTAAAGAAGTGGGATCAGTCAGCGACATCATCTTTGAGATGCGCTTCAACCCAAGCGTCTTTTCTCCAG AAGTCTCCTTCCCTGCTGGTGAAAGTAAGTCGACAAATTTGCAGAAGAGATTACTGAGGGAAGCAGCAGCTTTCATCATTACACATCAGATACCAGCCTTT GTGGAGTATTGCCTACAAAGCAATGAGGCACCAATGGATGGAGTTTCTCTAAAACTGGCCCTACACCAGAGAGGCATCAACCTCCGGTATCTGGGTCATGTCATCACAACCATCAGCCAGTCAGAACACAAGGAGCGCCTGAGGCATATAACG AGATCGGTCATAGGGGAAATTTTCACCCGCTCTACAAGAAGAGTGTTCAACAGTTTCCTTCAG GGTGTGGACGTGCCTAGTCTCTCTGCAGCTGTCAGTCACTTCCTGTGCTGCTTATTAGTGCCCCACTTCACACCCAATCCTGTGGGAGAGGAGACTAAGAAGAAGTCAAGGCGGCGTGGCCGAGGGGCAGGGGCCCCTGAAAGCAGCATGCCCTGGAGTACGCTCACAGGGTCTAAGCTGTGGAATCTGGTCTGCCAGGATGCTGCTGAAACATATAACGTCTCTGACAGCCTTGG CTCTGGTCCCAACCACCTGGTGGAACACTACAGCATTCAGAAGCTCTCTTTGCTCAGAGAGTTCTGTTTAAAGACTGGAATACAG TTGAGACTGAGAGACTACGTCCTCGACAACCAAAACAAAGCTCCCATCGGCCCAGACGACGTCCTCAACATCTTTCCTGTCGTCAAGCACATTCACATGCCAACTGTGGATGCTTCAAAAGCATTTAGTGTTGCACAAAACTTCATTCAAAAGG GTCTGCTGGATCAGGCCCATGAGCACCTGAAAGAAGCAGCCTACTTGTTTGGCAGGGTGTATGATGACCTGCACCCTGAGGCCTGTTACTGCCACAGCCTGTTGGCCAAGGTGGCCTTTGTGCAGGGCAAGGCAGCTGAG GCCCGCAGTGTCCAGCTGAAAGCAGTGGTCATCAGTGAGAGGGTGCTGGGCTTTGACCATCCAAACACTATCCAGCAATAT GCCCTCTTGGGTGTGTATGCGTTTGCTGGAGGGGAGACTGCCCTGGCACAGAAGTGTCTCCTCAGAGCTCGTCTGCTAATGCTAACAGTCCATGGAGAGGACCATCCTTACACTGCAACACTGGAT AGCTGTCTTGGGTTGGTGTTTACAGGAGATCAGGGAGGGCTGTTCTTAAAGAACGCCCTTAGACTCAACACCTCCTTCTTTGGCCCCTCACATGTGCACACTGCTCTCAG TCAGCACCTGTTGGCCCACTGGATGTGCAGCAAAGGTGACTACCGAAGTGCTATGACCCACGAGAAAGAGGCCCTCACTGCTTTTACCATG cTTGGAGAGGATCACCCTCAGACACGCTGCAGCAGAGAGTTTCTGTGCACCATAACCAAGCAAGCAGTGAAGGTGGAGCGTTCTCTCAGACAGGCAGGAGCTGACTGCACGGAGCAGACAGTGGAG TGTCTAACTTCCACATCTGACACTGTGCTGGAGCAAATGGTTCTGGTTACAGGAATCAGGAGCATTACACACAG AGATGGGCTTCAGGAGTAtaagaagaaacacaaagaactAAAGGCAGCTGTGGCAAAAGAACTGGGATTCATAGTAACTAACGAGCTTGTCGCCTCAGAGACTGTGAACGGAGAAGAAAGAGGCTCAGATCAGGAAACAGGAAGGGGAAAGGAAGCTGAGGATGGAGGAAGCTCAGCAGTAAAGAATACCAGCAAGAGCCAACAGAAGCCAGTGAACGAGACCTTGGTAAAGAGTGCTGCCATAGTTTCAGCTAATGGTCATGGGCTGGAGTCAGCTAGAGAGAACCAGCATGAGGAGAAAACACATGTAGATGGAGGAAACAGTGACAGAGCAGCTTCAGATGCTGAGGTCAAGATAGTGAATGGGGAGTCAAAGGTCAGGGCTGCAGGACAGGAAACTGAGACCAGTGCACCTAATGAAGTTAACAGCAACACAGCCAATGGAGAGATCAAGTATGATGCAACAACTGATGAGATCAAGTCAGAGTCAGATGAGGTTAATGGTAAAATAAATGGAGCCTGTGACATCACTGTAAGCCCATCAGTCCTTAACAGTAAAGGAACCTGGGCAGATGTTGTTTCAAAGGCCAATGGAGcaggagacagaaacaaagcagTCAATGGAGTAGCAGATAAAGTCACTGCTAATCAAAAAGCTGAAGAGTGA